One window from the genome of Rhizoctonia solani chromosome 15, complete sequence encodes:
- a CDS encoding Retrotransposable element Tf2 protein, whose translation MPEKTVSDRGQVFNNKFLKALYKHLGIDPHFSSAYHPQSNGQTEQVNPTIEHFLRAYSGVNQRDWTKWLPMAEFAYNNAVHSSTGKTPFKALYGWEPTLTPSNIPTDVPEADKLAKTMETQWREVEAALRQSKSRMTAGETGNPLEFEIGEEAWLDAKNVKLKTLSPKLTEQRLGPFKVIEKISNWAYWLKLPPSMRIHNVFYVGLLSKVKRDGKRAFENQPPPVTMDGEEEYKVEGITDAEERNGKWFFRVKWKGYGPEENTWEPQENLKNAGKILKKYKEDMRKKALGAAKALRGGAVS comes from the coding sequence ATGCCAGAGAAAACAGTCTCAGACAGAGGAcaggtcttcaacaacaagttcctgaAGGCACTATACAAACatctgggaatagaccctcacttctcctcagcATATCACCCCCAAAGCAacggccaaacagagcaGGTTAACCCAACAATAGAACATTTCCTTAGGGCATACTCCGGGGTTAATCagagggactggaccaaatggctcccaatggcggaatttgcctataACAACGCGGTACACAGTAGTACAGGAAAAACACCcttcaaagccctgtacggATGGGAGCCCACCTTGACACCATCCAATATCCCAACAGATGTGCCAGAAGCTGACAAACTTGCCAAGACAATGGAGACACAATGGAGAGAAGTGGAAGCCGCCCTTAGACAGTCCAAGTCACGCATGACTGCTGGGGAAACAGGAAACCCGCTagaatttgagattggagaagaggcatggcttgacgccaaaaacgttaAACTGAAGACTCTTAGCCCCAaactaacggaacaacgcctagggcCATTTAAAgtcattgagaaaatctccaactgGGCATATTGGCTCAAACTTCCCCCATCTATGCGTATCCACAATGTtttctatgtaggactcctgtcaaaagtcaaaagggatggcaagcgcgcctttgaaaaccaacccccaccagtcaccatggacggagaagaagagtacaaggtAGAAGGCATAACAGACGCGGAGGAACGGaatggaaaatggttcttcagggtcaaatggaagggttatggtccagaagaaaacacatgggaaccccagGAAAACCTGAAAAATGCAGGCAAAATTTTGAAGAAGTACAAGGAAGACATGAGAaaaaaggcccttggcgctgccaaggcccttagagggggggcagtgtcgtag
- a CDS encoding Retrotransposon-derived protein PEG10, whose protein sequence is MEPEPSTSALLKAITALTATVGSLQAQITSQGQQLIELKAICKETADLLGDKDQGAPQAQPGPSTGPVTPPTHSGGEAHTPGTVRPGLKAPFRPSRGTGFDSEDKEEPRQPKKEPQGTPARHLGSLTPFDAGSSVKRPKMDLPDPYKGDTRGRKATQWLDRMMLWVALHRNQFDEEEQMVVWILYHMEDKAADWALPIIGAIIKGEGNPPTTIQALTGKFKEAFADPDAKRAAARKIAALSQTTTTSEYVTEFRNLMAELDWNEEAYIAQFTRGLHWKVKELLSTKDSVPDELEAIFAASIKIDNIRRENEENWPKKAPAKSPATAATTSTTTTQRVRLSEDPNYITPEERDRRRASGLCVKCGQKGHGIKQCPNGWKATVKEVAKVAEEEGSGKD, encoded by the coding sequence atggaaccagagccgtccacttccgctctcctcaaggctatcacagccctcaccgccacagtcgggtccttgcaggcccaaatcacttctcaaggccaacagctcatcgagctcaaagccatatgcaaggaaaccgcggacctccttggggacaAAGATCAGGGAGCcccccaagcccagcctggcccatcgactgggcctgtcactcctcccacccactcgggaggagaagcccacactccaggcacggttaggcctggactcaaggcccctttccgGCCTTCAAGGGGAACAGGTTTCGATTCGGAGGACaaggaagaaccaaggcaacctaaaaaggagcctcaaggaacgcctgcAAGGCATTTagggtccctcaccccctttgatgcGGGGTCTAGTGTAAagcggcccaagatggacctaccagacccatacaagggagataCCAGGGGACGAAaggccacccaatggcttgacagaatgatgctctgggtcgCCCTCCACCGCAACCAATTCGACGAAGAAGAACAGATGGTCGtctggatcctctaccacatggaGGACAAAGCAGCagactgggcgctccccatcattggagCTATCATTAAGGGTGAGGGGAatccccccaccaccatccaggccttgacaggcaaattcaaggaggcctttgCCGACCCCGACGCCAAGCGGGCtgccgccaggaagattgcggCGCTCTCCCAaactaccaccacctccgaatacgtcacggagttccgtAATCTTATGGCGGAACTCgactggaacgaggaggCCTACATCGCGCAATTCACGCggggcctccactggaaggttaaGGAACTGCTGTCAACCAAGGACAGCGTCCCTGACGAACTCGAGGCAATTTTCGCGGCCTCAATAaagattgacaacatccgccgcgaaaatgaggagaattGGCCAAAAAAGGCtcccgccaagtccccggccaccgcgGCCACTACTTCCACTACaaccactcaacgggtccgcctctcagaggaccctaaTTACATcacaccggaagaaagggaccgtcGCCGCGCATCTGGcctctgtgtcaagtgcggccaaaaggggcatggtATCAAACAGTGTCCcaacggctggaaggctaccgtCAAGGAGGTAGCTAAGGtggcagaagaggaagggtcgggaaaagactaa
- a CDS encoding Retrotransposable element Tf2 protein translates to MHNHPTEPLKTLIDSGATSNFISPAIVKKYKIPKTQLENPRVVRMLDGTISQTGRIWHQVQLAVSANGHFHHIPFLVCPIGNTPAILGMTWLTAEAPLIDWQQGLITFPEQVQIASKEEADPNPLADLPPQYHEFAKVFGKEEFKVLPPHREYDISIDLIPDAKLSPGPIYGMTDAESKALKQHIDEELATGKIRPSTSSAGAPVMFVKKADGSLRLVVDYRKLNDVTHKNVYPLPRQDDLMAKLRHAKIFTKLDLRWGYNNVRIKEGDEWKTAFRTKYGLFEYLVMPFGLTNAPAAFQHFMNDLFRDLIDVTVVIYLDDILIFSEDPEYHPAHVREVLSRLMKNQLFCKLSKCHFHVTTVDYLGIVISPSGFSMDQKKVEAVTSWPQPRTVKQVQAFLGFVNYLRRFIPNFSSVARPLHNLTKKETPWSWGDLEEAAFQELKILVTQSPVLIHSNPKLPYYLETDASGVAMGAILSQRGPDNWLHPIAYMSKSFSGAEANYDTHDKELLAIIKALEEWRIFLEATDKPVQVFTDHRNLEYWMQARTFNRRHARWRIFLSDFNFEIHYRPGKQSGKPDALSRRSDYVDAPPEPEVMLPSEVFANTSEAELKIVTEIREKLKDDPSLEPIIQFLTEDADNAPPSIRKAYRDYDWEEDLLWYHGKLVVPDSEILKERLLREFHDSPLAGHPGQQRTLELLSRNYWWPGMKSSAKEWVECCPTCQANRRAHAPVITLKPLDVPPYPFHTISYDFITGFPKSNGHDAILVVIDSFSKFGHFIPTTKKVTSKGLADLFISQVWKLHGLPVRTISDRGTTFTGKFLRALYQRLGVKPSFSSAYHPESDGQTERVNQFIEFYLRSYVAADHSDWASWLPLAEYAYNNAKHSATGKTPFELVYGRNPVMNPSNVPANVPEADHVADTLAQEWKEAEAALRMSKERMTGNKGTIPEYSIGEKVWLDGKNVELRTNSNKLDPKRLGPFEITEKISSHAYRLKLPETLKIHDVFYVGLLSKAHESPSQPFPERPPPETIEGEEEYEVEQIIDSKRQKGKWFYLIKWKGYGPEDNSWEPEELLEHSQEEIKRFNQARLRKARDAAKSL, encoded by the coding sequence ATGCATAACCACCCGACGGAAcccctcaaaaccctgatAGACTCTGGCGCAACATCCAACTTCATATCACCCGCCATAGTcaaaaaatacaaaatcccaaaaacccaactcgaaaatccacgagttgtgagaatgttagatggtaccatttcccagactggtcgcatatggcaccaggttcaactcgcggtctcggccaatggccatttcCACCACATtccttttcttgtttgcccaataggcaacacaccggcaatacttggcatgacatggttaacggcagaagctcctctcattgactggcaacagggactaatcacattccctgaacaagttcaaattgcctccaaggaagaagcagatccAAACCCCttagcagacctcccccctcaataccatgagtttgctaaggtctttggcaaagaagagtttaaggtcctccctccacatagggagtatgacatctccatagaccttatcccagatgccaaactgtCCCCTGGTCctatatatggcatgactgacgcagaatcaaaagcactgaaacaacacattgatgaggaattggcaacgggcaagatccgccctagcaCTTCCTccgcaggcgccccggttatgtttgtcaaaaaggcagatggatcccTTAGATTGGTggttgattacaggaagctgaatgaTGTCACCCAtaaaaacgtctacccactCCCCAGACAggacgacctcatggccaagttAAGGCATGCCAAGATATTCACTAAGTtggacttacgctggggctacaacaatgtacgcatcaaggaaggagacgaatggaaaacggcctttagaaccaaatacggcctctttgaatacctagtcatgcccttcggcctcaccaacgcccctgcagcgttccaacacttcatgaacgacctATTCCGGGATCTGATTGACGTTACCGTGGTAATATACCTAGATGAtattctcattttctcagaaGATCCAGAGTACCACCCGGCTCATGTCAGAGAAGTGTTGTCACGACttatgaagaaccagctTTTCTGCAAGCTATCAaaatgtcacttccacgtcacaaCGGTCGATTACCTTGGAATCGTTATATCCCCATCAGGCttttccatggaccagaagaaggtagaggcagtcacgtcatggcctCAGCCCAGAACggtcaaacaagtccaggcaTTTTTAGGCTTTGTCAACTATCTCCGACGGTttattcccaacttcagctctgTCGCACGACCCTTGcataacctcaccaaaaaggaaaccccttggtcatggggagacctagaggaagcagcCTTCCAAGAGTTAAAGATCCTAGTTACCCAGTCCCCGGTTCTGATTCACTCCAACCCCAAGCTTCCCTATTACCTGGAAACGGACGCGTcaggagtagctatgggTGCCATCTTAAGCCAAAGAGGCCCAGATAATTGGTTACATcccattgcctatatgtccaagtcatttTCAGGAGCGGAAGCTaattacgacacccacgataaagagctcctggctatcattaaggcattggaggaatggaggatattcttggaagcaacggacaaaccggTACAAGTGTTCACGGACCATCGGAatctggaatactggatgcaggcacggacattcAACAGAAGGCATGCGcgatggcgtattttcctgagcgacttcaactttgaaatccactatcgccccgggaaacaatcaggaaagccagacgcGTTATCCAGGAGATCAGATTACGTAGACGCTcccccagaaccagaagtcatgctgcCATCAGAGgtttttgccaacacatcagAAGCGGAACTCaagattgtcacagaaatccgAGAGAAGCTGAAGGACGACCCAtccctggaacccatcatccagttcctgacagaagacgCAGACAACGCACCCCCgtcaatcaggaaagcaTATAGGgattatgattgggaagaggacctacTGTGGTACCATGGAAAATTAGTGGTCCCAGATTCGGAAATCTTGAAGGAACGCTTGCTTagagaattccatgactcacCCCTGGCTGGGCACCCTGGACAACAACGTACCCTGGAACTACTAAGtcgtaactactggtggccaggtaTGAAGTCCtctgccaaagaatgggtagaatgctgtCCAACATGTCAGGCCAATCGCCGAGCCCACGCCCCGGTCATTACCCTTAAACCCTTGGACGTTCCCCCTTACCCGtttcacaccatctcctatgaTTTCATCACAGGGTTTCCCAAGTCAAACGGCCACGACGCAATCCtggtagtcattgactccttctcaaaGTTCGGGCATTTTatcccaactaccaagaaaGTCACATCCAAAGGCCTAGCGGATTTATTCATCTCACAGGtgtggaaactccacggATTGCCGGTTCGAACAATATCAGATAGGGGAACTACGTTCACGggaaaattcctaagggcactttaccaacgccttggtgTAAAACCGTCcttctcatcagcctaccacccagagTCAGACGGCCAGACGGAAAGGGTAAACCAGTTCATCGAGTTCTACCTAAGGTCGTATGTTGCAGCAGACCACTCGGACTGGGCCTCCTGGCTACCATTAGCAGAGTAcgcctacaacaatgcaaaaCACTCCGCCACCGGGAAAACCCCCTTCGAGTTAGTATACGGTCGAAATCCTGTCATGAACCCATCAAACGTTCCAGCAAACGTCCCAGAGGCCGACCATGTAGCAGATACCCTtgcacaagaatggaaagaagcggaGGCAGCCCTaaggatgagcaaggaaaggaTGACGGGAAACAAAGGGACAATACCGGAATACTCAATTGGAGAAAAGGTCTGGCTGGACGGGAAGAACGTGGAGCTGAgaacaaactccaacaagctaGATCCCAAAAGACTAGGACCATTCGAGATCACGGAAAAGATCTCCAGTCACGCATACCGCCTGAAACTTCCAGAAACCCTGAAGATCCACGAtgtgttctatgtaggatTGCTGTCCAAGGCGCAcgaatccccaagtcaaccattccCCGAgagaccccctcctgaaacaatagaaggggaagaagagtacgaagttgaacaaatcatcGACTCAAAACGCCAgaaagggaaatggttctacctgatcaaatggaaggggtacggCCCGGAAgataactcatgggaaccggaagaatTGCTGGAGcatagccaagaagagatcaagcgttttaaccaagctagactcagaaaggctcgtgacgccg